One stretch of Mobula birostris isolate sMobBir1 chromosome 5, sMobBir1.hap1, whole genome shotgun sequence DNA includes these proteins:
- the ccl27a gene encoding C-C motif chemokine 27a yields the protein MDHKMIALLIGIALLCAATAMPASQVVSCCTSVSSRVSKTLLRHVKCFNTQDERNCDIKAVILHVGSRKLCTDPANHLLKKWMRISKSRKQCHARS from the exons ATGGACCACAAGATGATTGCCCTCCTCATCGGCATCGCTCTTCTCTGCGCTGCCACAG CGATGCCAGCCAGTCAAGTGGTGAGCTGCTGCACAAGTGTGTCCAGCCGTGTCAGTAAAACTCTGCTGAGGCACGTGAAATGCTTCAACACCCAAGACGAGCGTAACTGTGACATCAAGGCAGTGAT CCTCCACGTAGGGTCGCGGAAACTTTGCACAGATCCGGCCAACCACCTGCTGAAGAAGTGGATGCGGATAAGCAAAAGCAGGAAGCAATGCCACGCCAGAAGCTGA